A single window of Gavia stellata isolate bGavSte3 chromosome 14, bGavSte3.hap2, whole genome shotgun sequence DNA harbors:
- the MOSPD1 gene encoding motile sperm domain-containing protein 1: protein MQQQKRQPELVEGNLPVFVFPTELIFYADDQSTHKQVLTLYNPYEFALKFKVLCTTPNKYAVVDATGAVKPQCCVDIVIRHRDVRASYYGVIDKFRLQVSEQSQRKALGKKEIIATLLPSAKEQQQQKEEEEKRIKEHLAESVFFEQTLCQPENRTASSGPSLLTVFLGIVCIAALMLPTLGEMESLVPLYLHLSVNQKLVAAYVLGLITMVILRT, encoded by the exons ATGCAGCAACAAAAAAGACAGCCAGAGTTAGTGGAAGGAAATCttcctgtttttgtttttcctacaGAACTTATATTTTATGCAGATGACCAGTCAACACACAAGCAGGTGTTGACTCTATATAACCCCTATGAGTTTGCCTTAAAATTCAAAG TTCTTTGTACAACTCCAAATAAATATGCGGTGGTTGATGCTACTGGTGCAGTGAAGCCTCAGTGCTGTGTTGATAT TGTGATTCGTCACAGAGATGTTCGGGCTTCTTACTATGGTGTGATAGATAAATTCCGTCTACAAGTGTCTGAGCAGAGCCAGAGGAAAGCATTAGGGAAAAAGGAGATTATTGCTACTCTACTTCCATCTGCAaaggaacaacaacaacaaaaggaagaggaggaaaaacgAATAAAAGAACACCTGGCTGAAAGTGTCTTTTTCGAGCAGACTTTGTGTCAACCAG aaaacagaactgcCTCATCGGGACCTAGTTTACTAACAGTCTTCCTAGGAATAGTGTGTATTGCAGCACTAATGCTACCTACATTGGGGGAAATGGAATCCCTGGTGCCTCTCTACCTCCACTTAAGTGTGAATCAAAAGTTAGTAGCTGCTTATGTTTTAG GTCTCATCACCATGGTTATTTTGAGAACATGA